In Nicotiana tabacum cultivar K326 chromosome 21, ASM71507v2, whole genome shotgun sequence, one DNA window encodes the following:
- the LOC107823225 gene encoding transmembrane and coiled-coil domain-containing protein STS1 isoform X3, with the protein MLERLLSEESSDDSSEAADMELALANGVDAMVSSMERTSDNESEKEKRREYKHECREKLSIADVKSTSDVEKTNVKNYQEKSQKPSSIAGAHLEAVSGSDEKPVEEVSMLGYSRKVTILYELLSACLAQVPEDGKQSTRRRNGYDARHRVALRLLTTWLNVKWIKMEAIETMVACSAMALLKEEESKEESQSPDSSWAKWKRGGIIGAAALTGGTLMAITGGLAAPAIAAGFGALAPTLGTLIPVIGASGFAAVATAAGSVAGSVAVAASFGAAGAGLTGTKMARRIGDVDEFEFKAIGENHNQGRLAVQILISGLVFEEEDFLRPWEGQYDNSERYILQWESKNLIAVSTAIQDWLTSRIALELMKQGAMMTVLHTLLTALAWPAALLTITDFIDSTWSIAVDRSDKAGVLLAEVLKKGLQGHRPVTLVGFSLGARVIFKCLQILAETENNSGLVERVVLLGAPIAIKDMNWEAARKVVAGRFVNAYSTNDWMLGVAFRASLLTQGLAGIQPVEVPGVENVDVTEFIEGHSSYLWATQEILELLELDTYFPVFGQRSPRLFALNRALNFNHSDLRY; encoded by the exons ATGTTGGAGCG GTTACTGTCTGAAGAAAGTAGTGATGATTCTTCAGAAGCAGCAGACATGGAACTTGCTTTGGCAAATGGGGTAGATGCTATGGTGTCAAGCATGGAGAGAACTTCTGATAATGAGTCTGAGAAGGAGAAGAGGCGTGAATATAAGCATGAATGTCGGGAGAAGTTATCGATTGCTGATGTGAAGTCCACATCTGACGTGGAAAAAACGAATGTTAAAAATTACCAAGAGAAAAGCCAGAAACCATCTAGCATTGCTGGTGCTCATTTGGAGGCTGTTAGTGGCTCCGATGAAAAACCTGTCGAAGAGGTATCAATGCTTGGGTACTCTAGGAAAGTGACCATTCTCTATGAGCTTCTTTCAGCTTGTCTCGCACAAGTACCTGAAGATGGTAAGCAATCTACTCGAAGAAGGAATGGTTATGATGCTCGACATCGTGTGGCTTTACGGTTGCTAACGACTTGGCTTAATGTCAAATGGATCAAAATG GAAGCCATTGAGACCATGGTTGCTTGTTCAGCGATGGCTTTGCTGAAAGAGGAAGAATCGAAGGAGGAAAGCCAATCTCCTGATAGTTCATGGGCTAAGTGGAAACGAGGAGGTATTATAGGTGCTGCTGCATTGACTGGTGGAACTTTAATGGCAATTACTGGTG GTTTGGCTGCTCCAGCAATAGCTGCTGGCTTTGGTGCTTTAGCCCCTACCTTGGGGACTCTTATTCCTGTGATTGGAGCAAGTGGGTTCgctgctgttgctactgctgcaGGAAGTGTTGCGGGATCTGTTGCAGTTGCGGCATCATTTGGAG CTGCTGGAGCTGGACTTACAGGAACTAAAATGGCCAGGAGAATTGGAGATGTCGATGAATTTGAGTTCAAGGCTATAGGGGAAAACCACAACCAGGGG CGTCTGGCAGTTCAGATCTTGATCTCGGGTCTTGTTTTTGAGGAGGAAGATTTTTTAAGACCTTGGGAAGGTCAATATGATAATTCTGAGAG GTATATATTGCAGTGGGAATCTAAGAATCTTATTGCTGTAAGCACTGCGATTCAGGACTGGCTGACGTCAA GAATTGCATTGGAGTTGATGAAGCAAGGCGCTATGATGACTGTACTACACACTCTTTTAACAGCATTGGCTTGGCCTGCAGCTTTACTTACTATTACTGATTTTATAGACAGCACATGGTCAATTGCTGTGGACAG ATCTGATAAAGCAGGAGTACTCCTGGCAGAAGTGTTGAAAAAAGGATTACAAGGGCACAG GCCTGTGACACTTGTAGGATTTTCACTAGGGGCAAGAGTTATTTTTAAATGTCTCCAGATTCTGGCTGAGACTGAAAATAATT CTGGACTAGTGGAAAGGGTTGTTCTTCTTGGGGCACCCATTGCAATTAAAGATATGAACTGGGAAGCAGCTAGAAAG GTGGTAGCTGGTAGATTTGTGAATGCTTACTCTACAAACGATTGGATGCTTGGAGTTGCCTTTCGTGCCAG TCTCCTTACTCAAGGCTTGGCTGGTATTCAACCAGTTGAGGTTCCTGGTGTTGAAAAT GTTGATGTAACTGAATTCATCGAGGGCCATTCGTCGTATCTATGGGCTACCCAGGAGATCTTAGAACTACTTGAACTGGATACGTATTTTCCGGTTTTTGGTCAGCGTAGTCCTCGTTTGTTTGCACTTAATCGAGCTCTGAAttttaatcattcagatctcagatattaa
- the LOC107823225 gene encoding transmembrane and coiled-coil domain-containing protein STS1 isoform X2 codes for MVRTRGNCCVYTTKASCWSEAADMELALANGVDAMVSSMERTSDNESEKEKRREYKHECREKLSIADVKSTSDVEKTNVKNYQEKSQKPSSIAGAHLEAVSGSDEKPVEEVSMLGYSRKVTILYELLSACLAQVPEDGKQSTRRRNGYDARHRVALRLLTTWLNVKWIKMEAIETMVACSAMALLKEEESKEESQSPDSSWAKWKRGGIIGAAALTGGTLMAITGGLAAPAIAAGFGALAPTLGTLIPVIGASGFAAVATAAGSVAGSVAVAASFGAAGAGLTGTKMARRIGDVDEFEFKAIGENHNQGRLAVQILISGLVFEEEDFLRPWEGQYDNSERYILQWESKNLIAVSTAIQDWLTSRIALELMKQGAMMTVLHTLLTALAWPAALLTITDFIDSTWSIAVDRSDKAGVLLAEVLKKGLQGHRPVTLVGFSLGARVIFKCLQILAETENNSGLVERVVLLGAPIAIKDMNWEAARKVVAGRFVNAYSTNDWMLGVAFRASLLTQGLAGIQPVEVPGVENVDVTEFIEGHSSYLWATQEILELLELDTYFPVFGQRSPRLFALNRALNFNHSDLRY; via the exons ATGGTCAGGACTAGAGGAAACTGCTGCGTCTACACCACCAAAGCATCATGTTGGAGCG AAGCAGCAGACATGGAACTTGCTTTGGCAAATGGGGTAGATGCTATGGTGTCAAGCATGGAGAGAACTTCTGATAATGAGTCTGAGAAGGAGAAGAGGCGTGAATATAAGCATGAATGTCGGGAGAAGTTATCGATTGCTGATGTGAAGTCCACATCTGACGTGGAAAAAACGAATGTTAAAAATTACCAAGAGAAAAGCCAGAAACCATCTAGCATTGCTGGTGCTCATTTGGAGGCTGTTAGTGGCTCCGATGAAAAACCTGTCGAAGAGGTATCAATGCTTGGGTACTCTAGGAAAGTGACCATTCTCTATGAGCTTCTTTCAGCTTGTCTCGCACAAGTACCTGAAGATGGTAAGCAATCTACTCGAAGAAGGAATGGTTATGATGCTCGACATCGTGTGGCTTTACGGTTGCTAACGACTTGGCTTAATGTCAAATGGATCAAAATG GAAGCCATTGAGACCATGGTTGCTTGTTCAGCGATGGCTTTGCTGAAAGAGGAAGAATCGAAGGAGGAAAGCCAATCTCCTGATAGTTCATGGGCTAAGTGGAAACGAGGAGGTATTATAGGTGCTGCTGCATTGACTGGTGGAACTTTAATGGCAATTACTGGTG GTTTGGCTGCTCCAGCAATAGCTGCTGGCTTTGGTGCTTTAGCCCCTACCTTGGGGACTCTTATTCCTGTGATTGGAGCAAGTGGGTTCgctgctgttgctactgctgcaGGAAGTGTTGCGGGATCTGTTGCAGTTGCGGCATCATTTGGAG CTGCTGGAGCTGGACTTACAGGAACTAAAATGGCCAGGAGAATTGGAGATGTCGATGAATTTGAGTTCAAGGCTATAGGGGAAAACCACAACCAGGGG CGTCTGGCAGTTCAGATCTTGATCTCGGGTCTTGTTTTTGAGGAGGAAGATTTTTTAAGACCTTGGGAAGGTCAATATGATAATTCTGAGAG GTATATATTGCAGTGGGAATCTAAGAATCTTATTGCTGTAAGCACTGCGATTCAGGACTGGCTGACGTCAA GAATTGCATTGGAGTTGATGAAGCAAGGCGCTATGATGACTGTACTACACACTCTTTTAACAGCATTGGCTTGGCCTGCAGCTTTACTTACTATTACTGATTTTATAGACAGCACATGGTCAATTGCTGTGGACAG ATCTGATAAAGCAGGAGTACTCCTGGCAGAAGTGTTGAAAAAAGGATTACAAGGGCACAG GCCTGTGACACTTGTAGGATTTTCACTAGGGGCAAGAGTTATTTTTAAATGTCTCCAGATTCTGGCTGAGACTGAAAATAATT CTGGACTAGTGGAAAGGGTTGTTCTTCTTGGGGCACCCATTGCAATTAAAGATATGAACTGGGAAGCAGCTAGAAAG GTGGTAGCTGGTAGATTTGTGAATGCTTACTCTACAAACGATTGGATGCTTGGAGTTGCCTTTCGTGCCAG TCTCCTTACTCAAGGCTTGGCTGGTATTCAACCAGTTGAGGTTCCTGGTGTTGAAAAT GTTGATGTAACTGAATTCATCGAGGGCCATTCGTCGTATCTATGGGCTACCCAGGAGATCTTAGAACTACTTGAACTGGATACGTATTTTCCGGTTTTTGGTCAGCGTAGTCCTCGTTTGTTTGCACTTAATCGAGCTCTGAAttttaatcattcagatctcagatattaa